A genomic stretch from Malus domestica chromosome 15, GDT2T_hap1 includes:
- the LOC103455021 gene encoding 4-hydroxycoumarin synthase 1 (The RefSeq protein has 1 substitution compared to this genomic sequence) has product MAPLVKNQVEPQHAKILAIGTANPPNVYYQEDYPDFLFRVTKNEHRTDLREKFDRICEKSRTKKRYLHVTEEILQANPSIYTYGAPSLDVRQDMLNPEVPKLGQQAALKAIKEWGQPISKITHLIFCTASCVDMPGADFQLVKLLGLNPSVTRTMIYEAGCYAGATVLRLAKDFAENNEGARVLVVCAEITTVFFHGLTDTHLDILVGQALFADGASAVIVGANPEPEIERPLFEIVACRQTIIPNSEHGVVAHIREMGFEYYLSGEVPKFVGGNVVDFLTKTFEKVDGKKKDWNSLFYSVHPGGPAIVDQVEEQLGLKEGKLRATRHVLSEYGNMGAPSVHFILDEMRNKSIEEGKSTTGEGLEWGVVIGIGPGLTVETIVLRSESIACEKLA; this is encoded by the exons ATGGCGCCTTTGGTTAAGAATCAAGTAGAGCCTCAACATGCCAAAATCCTAGCCATTGGCACTGCAAATCCACCAAATGTCTACTACCAAGAAGACTATCCTGATTTCTTGTTTCGAGTTACTAAAAACGAGCACAGAACGGATTTAAGAGAGAAGTTCGATCGCATAT GTGAGAAATCAAGAACAAAGAAGCGTTACTTGCACGTAACAGAAGAGATTCTACAGGCTAACCCAAGCATATATACCTATGGAGCCCCGTCACTCGATGTGCGCCAAGACATGTTGAACCCTGAGGTCCCAAAGCTAGGGCAACAAGCAGCACTGAAAGCCATCAAGGAGTGGGGCCAACCTATCTCAAAGATCACCCACCTCATATTTTGCACAGCTTCTTGCGTTGACATGCCAGGTGCCGACTTCCAATTGGTCAAGCTCCTTGGCCTTAACCCATCTGTCACCAGAACCATGATCTACGAAGCTGGCTGCTATGCTGGTGCGACTGTCCTCCGCCTAGCCAAGGACTTCGCAGAGAACAACGAGGGTGCACGTGTCCTTGTGGTGTGCGCTGAGATCACGACTGTTTTTTTCCACGGACTCACTGACACCCACCTTGACATACTGGTGGGCCAAGCTCTTTTTGCTGACGGAGCATCTGCTGTGATAGTTGGGGCTAATCCAGAACCTGAAATTGAGAGGCCACTGTTTGAAATCGTGGCATGTAGGCAGACGATCATACCTAACTCAGAGCATGGTGTGGTGGCCCACATTCGTGAGATGGGATTTGAGTATTATTTATCAGGAGAAGTCCCCAAATTTGTTGGTGGAAATGTTGTGGATTTTCTGACTAAAACTTTTGAAAAGGTTGATGGGAAGAAGAAGGACTGGAACTCCTTGTTTTACAGTGTGCATCCTGGTGGGCCCGCCATTGTAGACCAGGTGGAGGAGCAATTGGGTTTGAAGGAAGGGAAACTTAGGGCAACAAGGCATGTGTTGAGTGAGTATGGCAACATGGGAGCTCCATCTGTGCACTTTATTTTGGATGAGATGAGAAACAAGTCGATCGAGGAAGGCAAATCCACAACTGGTGAAGGTTTGGAATGGGGTGTTGTGATTGGAATCGGACCAGGACTCACTGTTGAGACAGTCGTGCTACGTAGTGAATCTATTGCATGCGAAAAACTTGCATGA
- the LOC139187402 gene encoding 4-hydroxycoumarin synthase 1-like, whose protein sequence is MAPLVKDQVEPQHAKILAIGTANPPNVYYQEDYPNFLFRVTKNEHRTDLREKFDRICEKSRTRKRYLYLTEEILKANPSIYTYGAPSLDVRQDMLNPEVPKLGQEAALKAIKEWGQPISKITHLIFCTASCVDMPGADFQLVKLLGLNPSVTRTMIYEAGCYAGATVLRLAKDFAENNEGARVLVVCAEITTVFFHGLTDTHLDILVGQALFADGASAMIVGANPEPEIERPLFEIVACRQTIIPNSEHGVVANIREMGFNYYLSGEVPKFVGGNVVDFLTKTFEKVDGKNKDWNSLFFSVHPGGPAIVDQVEEQLGLKEGKLGATRHVLSEYGNMGAPSVHFILDEMRKKSIEEGKATTGEGLEWGVVIGIGPGLTVETAVLRSESITC, encoded by the exons ATGGCGCCTTTGGTTAAGGATCAAGTAGAGCCTCAACATGCCAAAATCCTAGCCATTGGCACTGCAAATCCACCAAATGTCTACTACCAAGAGGACTATCCTAATTTCTTGTTTCGAGTCACTAAAAACGAGCACAGAACGGATTTAAGAGAGAAGTTTGATCGCATAT GTGAGAAATCAAGAACAAGGAAGCGTTACTTGTACCTAACAGAAGAGATTCTAAAGGCTAACCCAAGCATATACACCTATGGAGCCCCATCACTTGACGTGCGCCAAGACATGTTGAACCCTGAGGTCCCAAAGCTAGGGCAAGAAGCAGCATTGAAAGCCATCAAAGAGTGGGGCCAACCTATCTCAAAGATCACCCACCTCATCTTTTGCACAGCTTCTTGCGTTGACATGCCAGGTGCCGACTTCCAATTGGTCAAGCTTCTCGGCCTTAACCCATCTGTCACCAGAACCATGATCTACGAAGCTGGCTGCTATGCTGGTGCAACTGTCCTCCGCCTGGCCAAGGACTTCGCAGAGAACAATGAGGGTGCACGCGTCCTTGTGGTTTGCGCAGAGATCACGACCGTGTTTTTCCACGGACTCACTGACACCCACCTAGACATACTAGTGGGGCAAGCTCTTTTTGCTGATGGAGCATCTGCCATGATTGTTGGGGCCAATCCAGAGCCTGAAATTGAGAGGCCACTATTTGAAATCGTGGCATGCAGACAGACGATCATACCTAATTCAGAGCATGGTGTCGTGGCCAACATTCGTGAAATGGggtttaattattatttatcaGGAGAAGTCCCCAAATTTGTTGGTGGAAATGTTGTGGATTTTCTGACTAAAACTTTTGAAAAAGTTGACGGAAAGAATAAGGATTGGAACTCCTTGTTTTTCAGTGTGCACCCTGGTGGGCCCGCTATTGTAGACCAGGTGGAGGAGCAATTGGGTTTGAAGGAAGGGAAACTTGGGGCAACAAGGCATGTGTTGAGTGAGTATGGCAACATGGGAGCTCCATCTGTCCACTTTATTTTGGATGAGATGAGAAAGAAGTCGATTGAAGAAGGCAAAGCAACAACTGGTGAAGGTTTGGAATGGGGTGTTGTAATTGGAATCGGACCGGGACTTACAGTCGAGACAGCCGTGCTGCGTAGTGAATCTATTACATGCTAA